The Thiorhodovibrio litoralis genome includes a window with the following:
- a CDS encoding DDE-type integrase/transposase/recombinase, with translation MSDDNGLGDPDGWARLRFAIIGPLLADPAPANALGARLKALAAKSWRHPVTGRAVSFSFGTLERWYYLARDAQDPVTALRPRRRSDAGEQRALSPRLMEAVQAQYRDYPGWTVQLHYDNLAALCAGDETLGPLPSYATVRRFMKRAGLHRRRVPARKTPGAEQAARRLEACEVRSYEAQYVHALWHLDFHHGSRNVLTRGGVWVKPLLLAVIDDHSRLICHLQWYLDETTETLVHGLGQALHKRGLPRALMSDNGAAMQAEEFTAGLHALGILHEPTLPYSPYQNAKQERFWATLEGRLMAMLKGLEELSLQRLNTLTQAWVEQEYHRKVHSETAATPLARLLDAPNVGRPCPDSEQVRAAFRCRVQRRQRRSDGTLSLAGKRFEVPARLRHLEQLHIAYARWDLSAVDVVDPHSGAILCRLYPLDKAANASGQRRRLEPAGAPPPPSQRATTLPPLLRDLLAEYAATGLPPAYLPKHDDLESSR, from the coding sequence ATGTCCGATGACAACGGCCTCGGTGATCCCGATGGTTGGGCGCGGTTGCGCTTTGCCATTATTGGTCCTTTATTGGCTGATCCTGCGCCGGCGAACGCGCTGGGCGCGCGGCTGAAGGCGCTGGCGGCCAAGTCATGGCGTCATCCGGTGACTGGGCGGGCGGTCAGTTTTAGCTTTGGGACCTTGGAGCGCTGGTATTACCTCGCACGCGATGCCCAAGACCCGGTGACCGCACTGCGCCCGCGCCGGCGCAGCGATGCCGGGGAGCAGCGCGCGCTGAGCCCGCGCCTGATGGAGGCCGTACAGGCGCAATACCGCGACTACCCCGGTTGGACGGTGCAGCTGCATTACGACAACCTCGCCGCCTTGTGCGCGGGCGATGAAACCCTGGGGCCGCTGCCCTCCTATGCCACCGTGCGCCGCTTCATGAAGCGCGCGGGCCTGCACCGCCGGCGTGTCCCGGCGCGCAAGACACCCGGGGCCGAGCAGGCCGCGCGGCGCCTGGAGGCCTGCGAGGTGCGCAGCTATGAAGCCCAGTATGTCCATGCCTTGTGGCATCTGGACTTTCATCATGGCTCGCGCAACGTCCTCACCCGGGGTGGCGTCTGGGTCAAGCCCCTGCTGCTGGCGGTCATCGACGATCACTCGCGCCTGATCTGCCATCTGCAGTGGTACCTCGATGAGACCACCGAGACCTTGGTGCATGGTCTGGGACAGGCGTTGCACAAGCGCGGGCTGCCGCGCGCCCTGATGAGCGATAACGGCGCGGCAATGCAGGCCGAGGAATTCACCGCCGGATTGCATGCGCTGGGCATCCTCCACGAGCCGACCCTGCCGTACAGCCCGTATCAGAACGCCAAGCAGGAGCGCTTCTGGGCCACGCTGGAAGGCCGCCTGATGGCGATGCTTAAGGGGCTGGAGGAGCTGAGCCTGCAGCGGCTCAACACCCTCACTCAGGCGTGGGTGGAGCAGGAGTACCACCGCAAGGTCCACAGTGAGACCGCCGCCACGCCGCTTGCGCGTCTTCTCGATGCGCCCAACGTGGGGCGCCCCTGTCCGGACAGCGAGCAGGTCCGCGCCGCTTTTCGTTGTCGCGTCCAACGCCGTCAGCGCCGCAGCGATGGGACGCTCAGCCTGGCGGGCAAGCGCTTCGAGGTGCCGGCGCGCTTGCGTCACCTTGAGCAACTGCATATCGCTTATGCCCGCTGGGATCTGAGTGCTGTGGACGTGGTTGATCCCCACTCGGGCGCCATCCTCTGCCGCCTCTATCCCCTCGATAAAGCCGCCAATGCCTCCGGGCAGCGTCGGCGCCTTGAGCCCGCCGGCGCACCGCCACCGCCATCACAACGCGCCACGACGCTGCCACCGTTGCTGCGCGACTTGCTCGCCGAGTATGCCGCCACCGGTCTGCCGCCGGCCTATCTGCCAAAACACGATGACCTGGAATCCAGTCGATGA
- a CDS encoding DNA-primase RepB domain-containing protein, whose amino-acid sequence MSRLSAERPHQAMTAARHTAVMLEAWHDAGIVRADLAVRTAKATMLWFHDRSLDQLPLGLARARNVQQADIYIRPARGYPWPMVFLDDVARPMAQRIARHYAALVVQTSTLGGCHLWLRLTRALDEAQRCDVQRWLIPRVGADPGSVSGEHLGRLAGMKNAKRGGEWVNVLRRPSPQERVWDPTPALPTMAPAPPPVVNCAPRARLSTGDPSESAREWGWVCGALEAGLAPTTVYQRLLERASPRRGADAERYARYTLARAIRQSARGN is encoded by the coding sequence ATGAGCCGCTTGAGCGCTGAGCGCCCGCACCAGGCCATGACAGCGGCAAGACACACCGCCGTGATGCTTGAGGCATGGCACGACGCTGGCATCGTGCGTGCCGATTTGGCGGTGCGCACCGCCAAGGCGACGATGCTGTGGTTCCATGATCGCTCTTTGGATCAGCTTCCGTTGGGGCTGGCCAGAGCGCGCAATGTCCAACAGGCCGATATTTATATCCGTCCAGCCCGCGGCTATCCCTGGCCAATGGTGTTTCTCGATGATGTCGCACGGCCGATGGCGCAGCGCATCGCTCGGCACTATGCGGCCCTGGTGGTGCAGACTTCGACGCTCGGGGGCTGCCACCTGTGGCTACGGCTGACCCGCGCGCTCGATGAGGCGCAGCGCTGTGATGTGCAGCGTTGGCTGATCCCGCGCGTTGGCGCCGATCCGGGCTCGGTCTCCGGTGAGCACCTCGGTCGGCTCGCCGGGATGAAGAATGCCAAGCGTGGCGGGGAGTGGGTCAATGTCCTTCGGCGACCAAGCCCGCAGGAGCGCGTCTGGGATCCAACTCCGGCCTTGCCAACGATGGCTCCGGCTCCGCCGCCGGTCGTCAACTGCGCTCCACGGGCGCGCTTATCCACCGGTGATCCGTCCGAATCTGCCCGCGAATGGGGCTGGGTCTGCGGCGCTCTTGAGGCCGGCCTTGCACCGACCACGGTCTACCAACGCTTGCTCGAGCGCGCGTCCCCGCGTCGCGGAGCCGATGCCGAGCGCTATGCCCGCTACACCCTCGCTCGCGCCATTCGCCAGAGCGCTAGAGGCAACTGA
- a CDS encoding polyphosphate kinase 2 family protein, with protein MHNLDGMDWIQAELQDSFDEDFELELSEPALSLELRKLYKRRHPETLDRNTYFRALLTLQAELIKLQDWVEHTGEKVAVIFEGRDAAGKGGVIKRITQRLNPRVCRV; from the coding sequence ATGCACAATCTCGACGGAATGGACTGGATCCAGGCGGAACTGCAGGATTCATTCGATGAGGATTTCGAGCTAGAGCTGTCCGAACCGGCGCTTTCACTCGAACTGCGCAAGCTCTATAAGCGCCGGCATCCGGAGACCCTCGATCGCAACACCTATTTTCGCGCCCTACTGACGCTGCAGGCCGAGTTGATCAAATTGCAGGATTGGGTCGAGCACACCGGTGAGAAAGTCGCCGTCATCTTCGAGGGCCGCGACGCCGCCGGCAAGGGTGGCGTCATCAAGCGCATTACCCAGCGGCTCAATCCACGGGTGTGCCGGGTCTAA
- a CDS encoding ExeA family protein, with product MNKTLLALYGLKFNPFSPELPTAALHRSAPVEQFCWRIEQSLIREGGFALIQGDPGTGKSAVLRLLDERLRQLPDISVGALTHPSSKVADFYREMGDLFAVDLKPHNRWGGFKILRERWLAHLETTLLRPVLLIDEAQEMHPTVLNELRLLTSMQFDSRTLLSVILAGDGRLATKLRREELLPLGSRIRTRLSMEYASREALVACLEHLQHSAGNASLMSAGLMKTLAEHALGNYRVLTTMAAELLAQAARLERAQLDEQLYLEVFGSAAGNARQRPSARAGA from the coding sequence ATGAACAAGACCCTGCTGGCCCTCTATGGACTGAAGTTCAATCCGTTCTCCCCGGAGCTGCCGACGGCGGCACTGCATCGCAGCGCGCCGGTGGAGCAGTTTTGCTGGCGCATCGAGCAGAGCCTGATCCGCGAAGGCGGTTTTGCGCTCATTCAAGGTGATCCGGGTACCGGCAAGAGTGCGGTACTGCGCCTGCTCGATGAGCGTCTGCGCCAGCTGCCCGATATCAGCGTTGGGGCGCTCACGCATCCCAGCTCGAAGGTGGCGGACTTCTACCGCGAGATGGGCGATCTGTTCGCCGTTGACCTCAAGCCCCATAACCGCTGGGGTGGCTTCAAGATCCTGCGCGAGCGCTGGCTGGCGCATCTGGAGACGACGCTGTTGCGCCCGGTGTTGCTCATCGACGAGGCGCAGGAGATGCATCCGACGGTGCTCAATGAGCTGCGTCTGCTGACCTCCATGCAGTTCGATTCGCGCACGTTGTTGAGCGTGATCCTGGCCGGCGATGGCCGCCTGGCGACCAAGCTGCGCCGTGAGGAGTTGCTGCCGCTGGGCAGTCGTATCCGTACGCGCCTGAGTATGGAGTATGCCAGTCGCGAGGCGCTGGTCGCCTGCCTGGAGCATTTACAACACAGTGCCGGCAATGCGAGTCTGATGAGCGCAGGGCTGATGAAGACGCTCGCTGAGCATGCGTTGGGCAATTATCGCGTGCTCACGACCATGGCGGCAGAATTGCTGGCGCAGGCTGCTCGGCTCGAACGCGCGCAGCTCGATGAACAACTCTACCTTGAGGTGTTTGGTTCAGCGGCGGGCAACGCCCGCCAACGCCCGAGTGCCAGGGCGGGCGCCTGA
- the pstS gene encoding phosphate ABC transporter substrate-binding protein PstS, producing MALASFTRRTLAACTLSALAFAPLAHAEETQLTGSGASFPFPLYAKWAKDFSKKNKDIQVQYQAVGSGAGIRAFIAETVDFAASDAAMNDEEIAKVPAEKGVVLLPMTAGEVVLSYNLPGNPELKLPRDVMNDIFLGKLTTWQDERLQKANPDVKFPDDDITVVRRSDSSGTTYVFTGHLACASDEFKKDVGHGKSVDWPKSFVGAPKNDGVAAMIKQTPGAIGYIEYGYAEATGQPMATLQNKAGEFVKPGEASGQAALASAEFPSGDLPGYEGTPDLRVWVCDPEGKEAYPIATFTWMLMYQHQDEEKAKVLRDFVEYGLNEGQKSAPKMGYIPLPANVKAKVEEALKLVGGAE from the coding sequence ATGGCTCTTGCCAGCTTTACCCGCCGCACCCTCGCGGCCTGCACGCTGTCCGCTCTGGCGTTCGCGCCACTCGCCCATGCGGAAGAGACCCAGCTGACCGGCTCGGGCGCGAGTTTCCCTTTCCCGCTTTACGCCAAGTGGGCCAAGGATTTCAGCAAGAAGAACAAAGACATCCAGGTTCAGTACCAGGCAGTTGGCTCGGGTGCTGGCATCCGTGCATTCATCGCTGAAACCGTGGATTTCGCTGCATCCGATGCGGCCATGAACGATGAGGAAATCGCCAAGGTTCCCGCTGAGAAGGGTGTGGTGCTGCTGCCGATGACCGCTGGCGAGGTGGTGCTGTCTTACAACCTGCCGGGCAACCCGGAACTCAAGCTACCGCGCGATGTGATGAACGACATTTTCCTCGGCAAGCTGACCACCTGGCAGGACGAGCGCCTGCAGAAGGCGAACCCGGACGTGAAGTTCCCCGATGATGACATCACTGTGGTGCGCCGTTCCGATTCATCCGGCACCACCTATGTTTTCACCGGTCATCTGGCCTGTGCGAGCGACGAGTTCAAGAAAGACGTGGGTCATGGCAAGAGCGTGGACTGGCCGAAGAGCTTTGTCGGTGCCCCCAAGAACGACGGTGTCGCGGCCATGATCAAGCAGACTCCGGGCGCGATCGGCTACATCGAGTACGGCTATGCTGAGGCGACCGGTCAGCCGATGGCCACCTTGCAGAACAAGGCCGGCGAGTTCGTCAAGCCGGGTGAGGCATCCGGTCAGGCCGCGCTGGCCTCGGCGGAGTTCCCGAGCGGCGATCTCCCGGGTTACGAGGGCACGCCTGATCTGCGCGTCTGGGTGTGTGATCCTGAGGGCAAAGAGGCTTATCCCATCGCCACCTTTACCTGGATGCTGATGTACCAGCATCAGGATGAGGAAAAAGCCAAGGTGCTGCGGGACTTCGTCGAGTACGGCTTGAATGAGGGCCAGAAATCTGCCCCCAAGATGGGCTACATCCCGCTTCCGGCCAACGTCAAGGCCAAGGTTGAGGAAGCTCTGAAGCTGGTTGGCGGCGCCGAGTAA
- a CDS encoding class I SAM-dependent methyltransferase — MASSPVSRFGGDLRILLHLLRGQPKSGDQRTRLQAFYGPQAGHYDLFRDRLLHGRERLIDDLHATLLHERPDALGDAHVIELGGGTGRNLEFFGARLDAFGQVTLVDLCPALLEQARRKFSDRPQVRIIEADATRWQPEQPADAVYCAYSLSMIPDWRAAIDNALAMLKPGGIFAVVDFYVSAAKPPDGQIRHGALTRWFWPRWFAHDGVHPNPEHLAALRARFPAHQFSEERASVPYLPGFSVPYYRFLGRLG; from the coding sequence GTGGCTAGCAGTCCGGTAAGCCGTTTTGGGGGCGACCTGCGCATCCTGCTGCATCTGCTGCGCGGCCAGCCCAAAAGCGGTGACCAACGCACGCGGCTGCAAGCCTTTTATGGACCCCAGGCCGGTCACTACGACCTCTTCCGTGATCGGCTGCTGCATGGACGCGAACGCTTGATCGATGACCTGCACGCCACGCTCTTGCATGAGCGCCCGGATGCACTGGGCGATGCACATGTCATCGAGCTCGGCGGCGGTACCGGTCGTAATCTGGAGTTTTTTGGCGCGCGGCTGGATGCCTTCGGCCAGGTCACCTTGGTGGATCTTTGCCCGGCACTGCTCGAACAAGCACGGCGGAAATTTTCCGACCGCCCCCAGGTGCGAATCATCGAGGCGGATGCGACCCGCTGGCAGCCAGAACAACCGGCGGATGCTGTCTACTGCGCCTATTCCCTAAGCATGATACCGGACTGGCGCGCGGCCATCGATAACGCGCTGGCCATGCTTAAGCCGGGCGGGATCTTCGCCGTGGTGGATTTTTATGTCTCGGCTGCGAAGCCGCCAGACGGGCAGATTCGCCACGGCGCGCTGACACGCTGGTTCTGGCCGCGCTGGTTCGCGCACGACGGCGTGCACCCAAACCCTGAACATCTCGCTGCACTGCGCGCGCGGTTCCCCGCGCATCAATTCAGCGAAGAACGTGCGTCCGTGCCCTATCTGCCGGGATTCTCGGTTCCTTATTATCGCTTTCTCGGCCGGTTGGGTTGA
- the pstC gene encoding phosphate ABC transporter permease subunit PstC, with the protein MVSNPFAHVVTKFSEPPSASDYAVDKALRMIVQGAAAVILLLVAYIIFELGRQALPAILSFGPGFLIGTDWNVQEKVFGILPEIWGTLYSSLLALFIGGIFGVAIAIFLTQDFLDHRLSNVFRTIVEMLAAIPSVVYGLWGIYVLIPLIRPGAEWLHETFGWFPLFGTDLAGPGMAPAALVLAVMILPTVAAISVDAFRRVPYKVKEAAYGMGTTRWEAIMKVMLPTASSGILAALVLGFGRALGETMALAMLIGNSNQISLSLFAPANTLASLLASSFPEAGPVEVQALMYAALALLAITLIVNVLGLWIMKAATRKFEGKA; encoded by the coding sequence ATGGTTTCCAATCCCTTTGCTCATGTTGTCACCAAATTCTCCGAGCCGCCCTCGGCGAGCGACTACGCCGTCGACAAAGCGCTGCGGATGATTGTGCAGGGCGCCGCCGCCGTCATTTTGCTGCTGGTGGCCTACATCATTTTCGAGCTTGGCCGTCAGGCACTGCCCGCCATACTGAGCTTTGGTCCGGGTTTTCTGATCGGAACCGATTGGAATGTGCAGGAAAAGGTCTTCGGCATCCTGCCCGAGATCTGGGGCACGCTCTACAGTTCGTTGCTGGCCCTCTTTATTGGCGGCATCTTTGGCGTGGCCATTGCCATCTTCTTGACCCAGGATTTCCTTGATCATCGCCTGTCGAACGTATTTCGCACCATTGTCGAGATGCTGGCAGCTATTCCCTCGGTGGTCTATGGCCTCTGGGGTATCTATGTGCTGATTCCGCTGATTCGACCGGGTGCCGAATGGTTGCACGAGACTTTCGGCTGGTTCCCATTGTTCGGAACCGATCTGGCCGGCCCCGGCATGGCCCCGGCAGCCTTGGTGCTGGCGGTGATGATTCTGCCGACGGTGGCGGCCATCTCAGTCGACGCCTTCCGCCGCGTGCCCTACAAGGTGAAAGAAGCCGCCTATGGCATGGGCACCACGCGCTGGGAGGCGATCATGAAAGTGATGCTGCCAACTGCCTCCAGCGGCATTCTCGCAGCACTGGTGCTGGGCTTTGGCCGTGCACTGGGCGAGACCATGGCGCTGGCGATGCTCATCGGCAACTCCAACCAGATCAGCCTGTCGCTATTCGCGCCGGCCAATACGCTGGCATCACTGCTGGCGTCGAGCTTCCCGGAAGCCGGCCCGGTCGAGGTGCAAGCGCTGATGTATGCGGCCTTGGCGCTGCTCGCAATCACACTCATCGTTAACGTGCTTGGCCTCTGGATCATGAAGGCGGCCACACGCAAATTCGAGGGTAAGGCATGA
- a CDS encoding PstA family ABC transporter permease, translating into MTRVASEALLEQDLASMKQLRGSLLEGRGLQSRIFTGITWGLAILASLPLFSVIYMLIAKGGARINWETLTALPPAAFEFGGGIGPAIVGTGIMVGIGSLISIPIGILAAIYLAEVDPYSKLAETARFLAKVLTGFPSILAGVFVYAVLVVTMKSYSAWAGGIALAVLMLPTIILTAEEVSVITIIAGPISKPFEGHGMRVGSRGPLLADSGKPES; encoded by the coding sequence ATGACCAGAGTCGCTAGCGAGGCCCTGCTTGAGCAGGATTTGGCCTCGATGAAACAACTGCGAGGCTCGCTGCTTGAAGGGCGCGGTCTTCAGAGCCGAATTTTCACCGGCATCACCTGGGGCCTGGCCATTCTCGCCTCGTTGCCGCTGTTCTCAGTGATCTACATGCTGATCGCCAAGGGCGGCGCGCGCATCAACTGGGAGACCCTGACCGCACTGCCGCCCGCAGCCTTTGAGTTCGGCGGCGGCATTGGCCCGGCCATTGTGGGCACGGGCATCATGGTCGGCATCGGCTCGCTCATCAGCATCCCCATCGGCATTCTCGCCGCCATTTATCTGGCCGAGGTCGATCCTTACAGCAAGCTGGCCGAGACGGCACGCTTTCTGGCCAAGGTGCTGACCGGCTTTCCGTCCATCCTCGCCGGTGTCTTCGTTTATGCCGTGCTGGTCGTCACCATGAAGTCCTACTCCGCCTGGGCCGGTGGTATTGCGCTCGCGGTGCTGATGCTGCCGACCATCATTCTGACGGCGGAGGAAGTGAGCGTAATCACGATAATTGCGGGACCCATTTCCAAGCCATTTGAAGGACATGGAATGCGTGTGGGATCACGGGGGCCGTTACTGGCCGACAGCGGGAAGCCGGAATCGTGA
- a CDS encoding ABC transporter permease subunit, whose translation MKDAAYGMGCTRAQVIAAVTLPTGMPGVITGVLLAVAGAAGESAPLLFTALFSTYYVNGLEGLGQPTASLSILIYNFSGMPYDNQLELAWAASLVLVLIILVFNILARVLGRQKF comes from the coding sequence ATGAAAGACGCCGCCTACGGCATGGGCTGCACCCGCGCGCAGGTGATTGCCGCCGTGACACTGCCCACCGGCATGCCGGGCGTGATCACCGGTGTGCTGCTGGCGGTGGCGGGCGCGGCTGGCGAATCGGCACCGCTGCTGTTCACCGCCCTGTTCAGCACCTACTACGTCAATGGTCTGGAGGGGCTGGGACAGCCGACCGCCTCGCTGTCGATCCTGATCTACAACTTCTCCGGCATGCCTTATGACAATCAGCTCGAGCTGGCCTGGGCGGCGTCCCTGGTGCTGGTGCTCATCATTCTGGTGTTTAACATCCTTGCCCGCGTCCTGGGTCGGCAAAAATTCTAA
- a CDS encoding DUF3419 family protein, which produces MRTSTLADRVDQKVFDAIYSRALVYNTCWEDPAIDRQALNIDATDHLLVITSAGCNVLDYALVGPEQIHAVDANPRQNALLELKLAAIRRLEFEDFFAAFGEGHHPRMQALYRHELRPVLGDDARAFWDKRIGWFGQPRGSFYFHGLSGTVARAFQTYLKVRPRLAASIRELFDTRTLEEQRHIYDTRVDPLIWTKGMNWTLSRQLTMSMLGVPHPQRKEVQEQHDSGVAGFVRDAIGYVFRQLPVWTNYFWMVYIRGRYTENCCPEYLKPDNFARLKAGAADCIGLHTCTVTDFLRHHEKPISKYVLLDHMDWMSSYQPQALADEWEWILARARGDARIIFRSAHAAPRYLQALELGPERSRLSDRLRFHPELAGELQAQDRVHTYAGFHIADVRV; this is translated from the coding sequence ATGCGCACCTCAACCTTGGCCGACCGTGTCGATCAGAAGGTCTTCGACGCGATCTACTCCCGCGCCCTGGTCTATAACACCTGTTGGGAAGACCCGGCGATTGATCGCCAGGCGCTCAACATTGATGCCACGGATCACCTCCTGGTCATTACCAGCGCTGGCTGTAATGTGCTGGATTATGCCTTGGTTGGCCCCGAGCAAATCCATGCCGTCGACGCCAATCCGCGCCAGAATGCGCTGCTGGAACTCAAGCTGGCGGCTATTCGCCGTCTCGAGTTTGAGGACTTTTTTGCTGCCTTTGGTGAAGGGCATCATCCGCGCATGCAAGCCCTCTATCGCCATGAGTTGCGCCCGGTGCTCGGCGATGATGCCCGTGCCTTTTGGGACAAACGCATCGGTTGGTTCGGCCAGCCACGCGGGAGTTTCTATTTTCACGGTCTCTCTGGCACCGTGGCACGCGCTTTTCAAACCTATCTCAAAGTGCGCCCGCGCCTTGCCGCCAGCATTCGGGAACTCTTCGATACACGCACGCTGGAAGAACAGCGTCACATCTACGACACCCGAGTCGACCCCTTGATCTGGACCAAGGGAATGAACTGGACCCTGTCGCGCCAACTCACCATGAGCATGCTCGGGGTTCCGCATCCGCAGCGCAAGGAGGTCCAAGAGCAACACGACAGTGGTGTGGCCGGTTTCGTGCGCGACGCCATTGGCTATGTCTTTCGCCAATTGCCGGTATGGACCAACTACTTCTGGATGGTCTACATCCGCGGGCGCTACACAGAGAACTGCTGCCCGGAGTACTTGAAACCTGACAACTTCGCGCGCCTCAAGGCCGGCGCGGCCGATTGCATCGGGCTCCATACCTGCACGGTAACGGATTTTCTCAGACACCACGAGAAGCCGATCTCCAAATACGTGCTGCTCGATCACATGGACTGGATGAGCAGTTATCAGCCCCAGGCATTGGCCGATGAGTGGGAGTGGATTCTGGCTCGCGCACGCGGCGATGCCCGCATCATTTTCCGCAGTGCCCATGCCGCGCCGCGCTATCTGCAAGCCCTGGAGCTGGGGCCGGAGCGCAGCCGCCTGAGCGATCGCTTGCGCTTCCACCCCGAGTTGGCCGGCGAACTCCAGGCGCAGGACCGGGTGCATACATACGCCGGCTTTCATATTGCCGATGTCCGCGTCTGA
- a CDS encoding PhoX family protein has translation MASNQLHRAVAAALTLTTAPLALAGTIEFSPAPFPLTDVEKRSILTSDSATVDGVQVQVGYNTILRSGDTAGGGTFGLLHDIDGNALVAEDGSPYISNDNDFASILNGEDGKLYMVSHFESRPGAMYLTELSQNPQTGVLSALRTRALDFSAVRGGWVHCAGSVTPWGTHLGSEEYEPDAKQWRDNNISDYNAAMATYFGATPEQASSVMNPYDYGYPVEVKVNNYNDATVAKHYAMGRMALELGYVMPDNKTVYMSDDGTNVGLFRFVADTAGNLDSGSLWVARWSQKTGGSAGAANLDWVYLGHATSDQVSQWKDSYKFADIFDEADPIMENDEDTGACPAGYTSINAGHEDGDHQCLRLRDIDGDGFIWASDWNIASRLETRRWAAMSGGTTEFRKMEGITYNSDADVLYIAMSETDRGMLDFNRAGKTPPYDKYDIGGPNHMTIAKGNACGTVYALSLDGNYTAAQMWPLVSGTPMTTDYGADADSPNYDGVNKCDINGLANPDNITYMPGYNTLIIGEDTGSGHQNDMIWAYNIQSGSLTRIQTTPYGSETTSPYFYPNINGFAYLMSVVQHPYGESDEDKLEQPSEASAYTGHMVFPAMTK, from the coding sequence ATGGCGAGTAACCAGCTTCATCGCGCTGTCGCGGCAGCGCTCACTTTAACCACCGCCCCTCTGGCGCTGGCCGGCACGATTGAATTCAGCCCCGCACCTTTTCCGCTGACGGATGTTGAGAAACGCAGCATCCTGACCTCTGACTCCGCGACGGTCGACGGTGTACAGGTCCAGGTCGGCTACAACACCATCCTCCGCTCCGGCGACACGGCCGGGGGTGGCACATTTGGTTTGCTCCACGACATCGACGGCAATGCGCTGGTCGCTGAAGACGGCTCGCCCTACATTTCCAACGACAACGACTTCGCCTCCATCCTGAACGGCGAGGACGGAAAGCTCTACATGGTCTCGCACTTCGAGTCGCGCCCAGGTGCCATGTATCTCACCGAGTTGAGCCAGAACCCTCAGACCGGCGTGCTCAGCGCTCTTCGCACCCGTGCGCTTGACTTCTCCGCAGTGCGTGGCGGCTGGGTCCACTGCGCCGGCAGCGTCACCCCCTGGGGTACGCATCTGGGCTCGGAAGAGTACGAGCCCGATGCCAAACAGTGGCGCGATAACAACATCAGCGACTACAACGCTGCCATGGCGACATATTTCGGCGCCACTCCGGAGCAGGCCAGCAGCGTGATGAACCCCTACGACTACGGCTATCCGGTCGAAGTTAAAGTCAACAATTACAACGATGCCACTGTCGCCAAGCACTATGCTATGGGCCGCATGGCGCTGGAGCTCGGCTATGTGATGCCGGACAACAAGACCGTCTACATGTCCGATGACGGCACCAATGTCGGTCTGTTCCGCTTCGTGGCTGACACCGCTGGGAATTTGGACTCAGGCTCCCTTTGGGTAGCGCGCTGGTCGCAAAAAACCGGCGGCAGCGCTGGCGCGGCGAATCTGGATTGGGTTTACCTCGGCCATGCCACCAGCGACCAGGTCAGCCAGTGGAAGGACAGTTACAAGTTTGCTGACATCTTCGACGAAGCCGATCCGATCATGGAGAACGACGAGGATACCGGAGCCTGCCCAGCCGGTTACACATCGATCAACGCAGGCCATGAGGACGGTGACCACCAGTGCCTGAGGCTGCGCGACATCGACGGTGACGGCTTTATCTGGGCGTCCGACTGGAACATTGCCTCGCGCCTCGAGACACGCCGCTGGGCGGCAATGTCAGGCGGCACCACTGAGTTCCGCAAGATGGAAGGCATCACTTACAACTCGGATGCGGACGTGCTGTATATCGCTATGTCCGAGACGGATCGCGGCATGCTCGACTTCAACCGCGCCGGCAAGACCCCGCCCTATGACAAATACGACATTGGCGGTCCCAACCACATGACCATCGCCAAGGGCAACGCCTGTGGAACCGTCTATGCGCTATCGCTCGATGGTAACTACACGGCCGCCCAAATGTGGCCGCTGGTTTCCGGCACCCCGATGACCACCGACTACGGCGCCGATGCGGACTCGCCGAACTACGACGGTGTGAATAAGTGCGACATCAACGGCCTCGCCAACCCGGACAACATCACCTACATGCCGGGTTACAACACCCTGATCATTGGTGAAGACACCGGCTCTGGCCATCAGAACGACATGATCTGGGCCTACAACATCCAGTCCGGCAGCCTGACTCGTATCCAGACCACGCCTTATGGCTCTGAGACGACTTCGCCGTACTTCTACCCGAACATCAACGGCTTCGCCTATCTGATGTCGGTGGTCCAGCACCCCTATGGAGAGTCTGACGAAGACAAACTCGAGCAGCCTTCCGAGGCATCCGCCTACACCGGCCACATGGTCTTCCCCGCGATGACCAAATAG